A genomic region of Xiphophorus couchianus chromosome 9, X_couchianus-1.0, whole genome shotgun sequence contains the following coding sequences:
- the ptges3l gene encoding putative protein PTGES3L yields the protein MNKPKIVRPEVSQPAHALWFDRKKYVTINFAVQKPTGVQVDIQPDKMILCCKNDTDDVFYNELHFYDKVQIHDSRETVHERTIHVLLRKMKPDVAWPRVQKDPAKPSWISVDFDNWRDWEHEEDEGKAEYDQYVDMIQEMASENKGAIPDMGDLSDSD from the exons ATGAACAAACCAAAGATTGTAAGACCAGAAGTAAG TCAGCCGGCACATGCGCTGTGGTTCGACAGAAAGAAATACGTCACCATCAACTTTGCTGTTCAAAAGCCGACAGGTGTCCAAGTGGACATCCAGCCagacaaaatgattttgtg CTGCAAAAATGACACAGATGACGTCTTTTACAATGAACTACACTTTTATGACAAAGTCCAAATCCAT GACTCCAGAGAGACAGTGCATGAACGCACCATCCACGTCTTGCTCAGAAAGATGAAACCAGACGTTGCATGGCCTCGCGTCCAGAAGGACCCTGCAAAG CCCAGCTGGATTTCTGTAGACTTTGATAACTGGAGAGACTGGGAGCATGAGGAAGATGAGGGAAAGGCAGAGTATGACCAATACGTGGAT atGATTCAAGAAATGGCCAGTGAAAACAAAGGAGCCATACCGGACATGGGGGACCTCAGTGAT TCTGACTAA
- the aarsd1 gene encoding alanyl-tRNA editing protein Aarsd1, which yields MAFQCQRDCYMKEFVTSVVSCCPAELKQEVNGKKETLKGFNVLLQDTILFPEGGGQPDDHGLIGEVPVLRVTRQGPDAVHFVTSPVEERQEVRVTVDWERRFDHMQQHSGQHLITALADAMFGYKTTSWDLGRHRSTIELDTPSVKAAQLQELEEAVNEKIRAGIPVNVQLLDLSDPAVEKVRSRGLPDDHAGPIRIIDMEGIDANMCCGTHVTNLSHLQVIKLLGTEKGKKNKTNLIFLTGNRVLKYAEKSYSTERSLVSLLKTGPDEHVEAVEKIQKSVKMLQKSNLSLLRDMAVLIARDFKNNPHRGNFFSFHKKEGDNEFMNIIANEINTEETLVFLTVGEEKGAGLFLLAGPSGQVTKLGPRILELLQGKGAGKSGRFQGKANSLARREEVEAFLRQHCEHHSSEEE from the exons ATGGCTTTCCAGTGTCAGAGAGACTGTTATATGAAAGAG TTTGTCACTTCTGTAGTATCCTGCTGTCCTGCGGAACTAAAACAAGAAGtgaatggaaagaaagaaacccTTAAAGGTTTTAATGTCCTGCTCCAAGATACAATCTTATTCCCTGAGGGAGGAGGCCAA CCAGACGACCATGGTCTGATTGGAGAGGTTCCAGTTTTAAGAGTGACCAGGCAGGGACCGGATGCAGTCCACTTCGTGACCTCACCTGTGGAGGAGCGTCAGGAGGTGCGCGTGACTGTAGACTGGGAGAGGAGGTTTGATCACATGCAGCAACACtcag GCCAGCATTTAATCACAGCCCTGGCAGATGCAATGTTTGGATACAAGACCACTTCCTG GGACTTGGGCCGTCACAGAAGCACAATCGAACTGGACACTCCATCAGTTAAAGCCGCGCAGCTTCAGGAACTGGAAGAAGCCGTGAATGAGAAGATTCGAGCTGGGATTCCTGTCAATGTTCAACTCCTTGATTTAAGCGACCCTGCTGTGGAGAAA GTGAGGAGTCGGGGGCTGCCAGACGACCATGCAGGGCCTATTCGAATCATCGACATGGAGGGCATTGATGCCAACATGTGCTGTGGAACCCATGTGACCAACCTCAGCCACTTACAG GTCATAAAGCTGCTGGGAACagagaagggaaagaaaaacaaaaccaacctCATCTTCCTTACAGGGAACAGAGTCCTGAAGTACGCGGAGAAGAGCTACAGCACAGAGCGATCGCTGGTCTCTCTCCTGAA GACGGGTCCAGACGAGCACGTCGAGGCCGTGGAGAAGATCCAGAAGTCTGTCAAGATGCTACAGAAG AGCAACCTGAGTCTGCTGCGGGACATGGCCGTGCTTATTGCTCGGGACTTTAAGAACAACCCTCACAGAGGAAACTTCTTCAGCTTTCACAA AAAAGAAGGTGACAATGAGTTCATGAACATCATCGCcaatgaaataaacacagag GAAACTCTGGTTTTCCTCACTGTTGGAGAGGAAAAGGGAGCCGGTTTGTTTCTCCTCGCTGGACCCAGTGGACAAGTTACCAAATTAGGCCCACG GATTTTGGAGTTGCTTCAGGGAAAAGGGGCGGGGAAGAGCGGGCGTTTCCAAGGCAAAGCCAACAGTCTGGCAcgcagagaggaggtggaggctTTCCTGAGGCAGCACTGCGAACATCACAGCTCAGAGGAAGAGTAA